The following coding sequences lie in one Spea bombifrons isolate aSpeBom1 chromosome 5, aSpeBom1.2.pri, whole genome shotgun sequence genomic window:
- the LOC128496711 gene encoding acetyl-coenzyme A synthetase, cytoplasmic-like: MPSQVKAAADVVDAEELTIYPPPPPLQENAYVPDLSTYRELYNKSIHRPQEFWTDVASEFYWKSPPSGKVLDYNFDLTKGKIYVEFMKGAKTNVCYNVLDRNVMEKNLGDKTAFFWEGNAPSDSCVISYGYLLKQVCKFANALRKLGVKKGDRVAIYLPMIPELVYSMLACARIGAVHSIVFAGFSSDSLCERIMDSQCAVLITADGVFRGEKLINLKHIADEAIGKCKEKDQLVKNCIVVKHLSGRLNNQNQAKLQTAWNSDVDVWLDELMKDAGDECEPEWLDAEDPLFILYTSGSTGKPKGVLHTVAGYLLYTALTFKYVFDYHEDDVYWSTADIGWITGHSYITYGPLANGATSVMFEGIPTYPHVGRFWEIIQKYKVTQFYTAPTAIRLLMKYGNENIEKFDLNSLKILGTVGEPINSEAWLWYYNVVGNQRCPIVDTFWQTETGGHVITPLPAATPLKPGSATFPFFGVVPAVLNEHGEELEGEAEGYLVFKQPWPSIMRTLYGNHERYENTYFKKFPGYYVAGDGCRRDKDGYIWVTGRIDDMLNVSGHLLSTAEVESALAEHPAVAEAAVVSRPHQVKGECLYCFVILKDGKKFTELLAEELKKQVREKIGPIATPDFIQNAPGLPKTRSGKIMRRVLRQIARNEKDLGDTSTLADPQIVEVLFNQRCEAAA; encoded by the exons ATGCCAAGCCAGGTAAAAGCCGCGGCAGATGTGGTCGATGCagaagagctgacaatctatccACCCCCTCCGCCACTGCAGGAAAATGCATACGTTCCAGACCTCAGTACATACAGAGAGCTGTACAACAAATCCATCCACCGCCCGCAAG AGTTCTGGACAGATGTTGCTTCAGAGTTTTACTGGAAAAGCCCGCCGTCAGGGAAGGTGCTGGATTATAATTTCGATCTCACCAAAGGAAAGATTTATGTGGAGTTCATGAAAGGGGCAAAAACCAACGTTTGTTACAACGTCCTGGACAGGAATGTCATGGAGAAAAACCTGGGTGACAAGACAGCATTTTTCTG GGAAGGCAATGCACCCTCAGATTCGTGCGTCATCTCATATGGTTATCTCCTTAAACAGGTCTGCAAGTTTGCCAATGCCTTACGAAAATTAG GAGTGAAgaaaggggacagagtggcCATTTATTTACCAATGATCCCAGAGCTGGTGTACTCCATGCTGGCTTGTGCTCGAATAGGTGCCGTCCATTCTATAGTA TTTGCAGGGTTTTCTTCGGATTCTTTGTGTGAAAGGATCATGGACTCTCAGTGTGCGGTCCTCATCACTGCAG ACGGTGTCTTTCGAGGAGAAAAACTGATCAACTTGAAACATATTGCAGATGAAGCTATAGGAAAGTGCAAAGAAAA GGATCAGCTTGTGAAGAACTGTATTGTGGTGAAGCACCTGAGCGGGCGTCTGAACAACCAAAATCAAGCGAAGCTGCAG ACCGCGTGGAACTCCGATGTTGACGTGTGGTTGGATGAGCTGATGAAGGACGCCGGTGATGAGTGTGAACCTGAATGGTTGGATGCCGAAGATCCTCTTTTCATCCTTTACACTAGCGGCTCCACCGGAAAGCCAAAG GGCGTGTTGCACACTGTTGCTGGCTATCTCCTCTACACGGCTCTGACATTCAAGTACGTGTTTGACTACCATGAGGATGATGTCTACTGGAGCACCGCAGACATCGGCTGGATAACTGGCCACTCCTATATAACGTATGGGCCTCTGGCCAATGGTGCCACCAGCGTGATG TTTGAAGGAATTCCTACATACCCACACGTAGGAAGATTTTGGGAGATCATCCAGAAGTATAAGGTGACCCAGTTTTACACTGCACCCACTGCCATTCGTTTGCTGATGAAATATGGGaatgaaaacattgaaaa GTTTGATTTAAACTCTCTGAAGATTCTGGGCACTGTCGGAGAACCGATAAACTCTGAAGCCTGGCTGTGGTATTACAATGTAGTCGGAAATCAGAGATGCCCCATTGTTGACACCTTTTGGCAGACAGAGACC GGAGGGCATGTTATCACGCCGCTTCCTGCCGCTACTCCTTTGAAACCAGGATCAGCT acatttccattttttggaGTCGTCCCAGCTGTTCTGAATGAACACGGAGAGGAGCTGGAAGGAGAGGCCGAAGGTTATTTG GTCTTCAAGCAGCCGTGGCCATCAATAATGAGAACTTTGTATGGCAACCACGAACGCTATGAAAATACTTATTTCAAAAAGTTCCCTGGATACTATGTTGCGGGTGATG GGTGCAGGAGAGATAAAGATGGCTATATCTGGGTTACGGGAAGAATCGATGATATGTTGAATGTTTCCG GTCACCTGCTGAGTACTGCGGAGGTAGAGTCCGCACTTGCCGAGCATCCCGCGGTAGCAGAGGCTGCAGTAGTGAGCCGGCCGCATCAGGTCAAAGGAGAATGTCTGTACTGCTTCGTTATCCTAAAAGATGGCAAGAAATTCACAGAGCTGCTCGCTGAAGAATTAAAGAAACAAG TtcgtgaaaaaattggaccaaTTGCCACCCCAGATTTTATCCAGAATGCTCCTGGATTACCAAAAACGCGATCAG GTAAAATCATGCGTCGCGTGCTGAGGCAAATTGCACGAAACGAGAAGGATCTCGGAGACACATCGACTCTTGCAGACCCGCAGATTGTTGAGGTCCTGTTCAACCAACGATGTGAGGCAGCAGCGTGA